In Mycobacterium sp. JS623, one genomic interval encodes:
- the cysW gene encoding sulfate ABC transporter permease subunit CysW yields MTLSPAVRHLLRYLALAYVGLLVIVPVALILWRTFQPGIGAFFDSISTPAAISALQLSLLVVAIVVPLNVLFGVPTALVLARNRFRGKSALQAVIDLPFAVSPVVVGVALILLWGSAGLFGFVENNLGFKIIFGFPGIVLASIFVTVPFVIREVEPVLHEIGTDQEEAAATLGSQWWQTFWRITLPSIRWGLTYGVVLTIARTLGEFGAVIMVSSNLPGSSQTLTLLVADRYARGSEYGAYAVSTLLMTVAVIVLIVQVVLDARRSRASKQA; encoded by the coding sequence ATGACACTGTCGCCGGCGGTCCGGCATCTCCTTCGCTACCTTGCCCTCGCCTATGTCGGGCTCCTTGTCATAGTTCCCGTCGCATTGATCCTGTGGCGCACCTTCCAGCCCGGCATCGGCGCATTCTTCGACTCGATCAGCACGCCCGCGGCAATATCCGCTCTGCAGCTGTCGCTGCTCGTCGTGGCGATCGTGGTGCCGTTGAACGTGCTGTTCGGAGTGCCGACCGCATTGGTGTTGGCGCGCAACAGGTTCCGGGGCAAGAGCGCGCTGCAGGCCGTGATCGATCTGCCCTTCGCGGTGTCGCCGGTCGTGGTGGGTGTCGCGCTGATCCTGCTGTGGGGTTCGGCGGGACTATTCGGGTTCGTCGAAAACAACCTCGGCTTCAAAATCATCTTTGGCTTCCCCGGCATCGTGTTGGCCAGCATCTTCGTCACCGTGCCGTTCGTGATCCGAGAGGTCGAGCCGGTGCTTCACGAGATCGGCACCGATCAGGAGGAGGCGGCCGCTACGCTCGGATCGCAGTGGTGGCAGACGTTTTGGCGGATCACCCTGCCGTCGATTCGGTGGGGCCTGACCTACGGCGTCGTGCTGACGATCGCGAGGACGCTCGGCGAGTTCGGCGCTGTCATCATGGTGTCGTCCAACCTGCCGGGAAGTTCGCAGACACTCACGCTGTTGGTGGCTGACCGTTACGCCCGTGGCTCGGAGTATGGCGCCTACGCGGTGTCGACGCTGCTCATGACGGTGGCGGTGATCGTTCTGATTGTTCAGGTGGTCCTCGACGCCCGGCGTTCGCGCGCGAGCAAGCAGGCATAA
- a CDS encoding YncE family protein, whose protein sequence is MTARLLHAVVIVAMIATGCANHSSSQSTSPLPLQPAGDIPLPGDNSRFDYASLDTQRGLLFVAHLGASEVVEIDVRAHRVVRTVPNISQVHGVLAVGAGGRVYATATGTNQVVALDENTGAEIGRAPTGDYPDGLAYDPRRNTIWTTNEVAGTETIVDAATLQPRGTVDLGGEVGNVGYDSTIDRMLLAVQGGNELAVIDPAAMTVERRVELPGCEHPHGLAMDATDRMVFVACDQNATLITVDENTWRVTGTNHVGDDPDVLAYDDTADRLYVAAESGAVTVLDARDRALSPKGSGHLADGAHVVAVDPTTHRSFYPVPNGSDGHPVLLVRAAA, encoded by the coding sequence ATGACCGCCAGACTGCTGCATGCGGTGGTCATCGTCGCGATGATCGCGACAGGATGCGCGAACCATTCATCGTCGCAATCAACTTCGCCGCTTCCATTGCAGCCGGCCGGCGACATCCCTCTTCCGGGGGACAATTCACGGTTCGACTACGCAAGCCTCGATACACAACGCGGACTCTTGTTTGTCGCTCACCTGGGGGCCAGCGAAGTTGTCGAAATCGACGTGCGTGCGCACCGGGTAGTGCGAACCGTGCCGAACATTTCGCAAGTCCACGGAGTGTTGGCCGTAGGCGCCGGAGGACGGGTGTATGCCACGGCCACCGGTACGAATCAGGTTGTCGCGCTTGATGAGAACACCGGCGCCGAGATCGGGCGTGCACCGACCGGTGACTACCCTGACGGACTGGCTTACGACCCGCGTCGAAACACGATTTGGACCACCAACGAAGTCGCGGGAACCGAGACGATCGTCGACGCCGCGACCCTGCAGCCACGCGGGACGGTTGATCTCGGCGGCGAGGTGGGCAACGTCGGCTACGACTCGACGATCGACCGGATGCTGCTTGCCGTCCAGGGCGGAAACGAACTGGCCGTCATCGACCCTGCCGCGATGACCGTCGAAAGGAGAGTCGAACTGCCCGGTTGTGAACATCCGCACGGGCTGGCCATGGATGCCACTGACCGAATGGTATTCGTTGCATGCGATCAAAACGCCACCCTTATCACCGTCGACGAAAACACTTGGCGCGTAACGGGCACTAACCACGTGGGTGACGACCCGGACGTTCTTGCCTACGACGACACGGCCGATCGGCTGTACGTCGCGGCCGAGAGCGGCGCTGTCACAGTGCTAGACGCTCGCGACCGCGCGCTCTCCCCGAAAGGTTCAGGTCATTTGGCCGACGGAGCGCACGTGGTTGCGGTCGATCCGACCACGCACCGCAGTTTCTACCCCGTTCCAAATGGATCGGACGGGCATCCAGTGCTCCTGGTTCGTGCGGCGGCATAG
- a CDS encoding sulfate/molybdate ABC transporter ATP-binding protein has translation MTDAIVVRGANKHYGDFAALDNVDFEVPSGSLTALLGPSGSGKSTLLRAIAGLDLPDTGSVTINGRDVTHIPPQRRGIGFVFQHYAAFKHLTVRDNVAFGLKIRKKPKAEIKEKVDNLLEVVGLAGFQTRYPNQLSGGQRQRMALARALAVDPEVLLLDEPFGALDAKVREDLRAWLRRLHDEVNVTTVLVTHDQAEALDVADRIAVLNKGRIEQVGSPTEVYDAPANAFVMSFLGAVSSLNGSLVRPHDIRVGRNPEMAIATSDDSVQATGVVRAVIDRIVVLGFEVRVELTSAADRTPFTAQITRGDAEALGLKEGDTVYVRATRIPPLPGATVTPRSDIADEDESLTKA, from the coding sequence ATGACCGACGCAATCGTCGTGCGAGGTGCCAACAAGCATTACGGCGACTTCGCGGCACTGGACAACGTCGACTTCGAGGTGCCGTCCGGCTCGCTGACCGCGCTGCTAGGCCCCAGCGGCTCAGGCAAGTCGACGTTGTTGCGCGCCATCGCCGGACTCGATCTGCCCGACACCGGCTCCGTCACGATCAACGGCCGCGACGTCACCCATATCCCGCCGCAGCGACGCGGTATCGGCTTCGTGTTCCAGCACTATGCGGCGTTCAAGCATCTGACTGTGCGTGACAACGTCGCATTCGGTCTCAAGATCCGCAAGAAGCCGAAGGCTGAGATCAAGGAGAAGGTCGACAACCTTCTGGAAGTGGTGGGGCTGGCGGGTTTTCAGACCAGGTACCCCAATCAGCTATCGGGCGGGCAGCGCCAACGCATGGCGCTTGCGCGCGCGCTCGCTGTCGATCCCGAGGTGCTGTTGCTCGACGAGCCGTTCGGCGCGCTGGACGCCAAGGTCCGCGAGGACTTGCGGGCGTGGCTGCGTCGGCTGCACGACGAGGTGAACGTCACCACTGTGTTGGTCACGCACGACCAGGCCGAAGCGCTTGATGTCGCTGACCGGATCGCGGTACTCAACAAGGGCCGCATCGAGCAGGTCGGCTCGCCGACGGAGGTTTACGACGCGCCCGCCAACGCGTTTGTGATGTCGTTCCTCGGCGCGGTGTCCTCGTTGAATGGTTCGCTGGTTCGCCCCCACGACATCCGGGTGGGCCGCAATCCGGAGATGGCGATCGCGACCAGTGACGATTCGGTTCAGGCCACGGGTGTCGTGCGTGCGGTCATCGATCGAATTGTGGTGCTGGGCTTCGAGGTTCGCGTCGAACTGACCAGCGCGGCCGATCGCACGCCGTTCACCGCGCAGATCACCCGCGGCGACGCCGAAGCTCTAGGGCTGAAGGAAGGCGACACTGTGTACGTGCGCGCCACGCGTATTCCTCCGCTGCCCGGTGCCACCGTTACCCCGCGATCCGATATCGCTGACGAGGACGAGTCGCTGACGAAGGCCTGA
- the cysT gene encoding sulfate ABC transporter permease subunit CysT — protein MTAIVEPNPEATRPELTGSGEGGRAPRLFGGRHGTTSLRVGAASIWLSVIVLLPLAAIVWQSAGGGWGAFWTAVTSNAALASFRVTLTISAGVTLVNLVFGLLVAWVLTRDDFPGKRLVDSVIDLPFALPTIVASLVMLALYGPNSPVDLHLQHTKWGVGIALLFVTLPFVVRSVQPVLLELDREVEEAAASLGANNRTIFTLVILPALLPSLLSGAGLAFSRAIGEFGSVVLIGGAVPGETEVSSQWIRTLIENDDRTGAAAISIVLLAISFVVLFILRAVGSRAAKRQELAQ, from the coding sequence ATGACGGCAATCGTCGAACCCAACCCGGAGGCGACCCGGCCCGAACTCACCGGAAGCGGTGAGGGCGGCCGGGCGCCACGCCTCTTCGGCGGCCGGCATGGGACGACGTCGTTGCGAGTCGGGGCAGCGTCGATCTGGCTGAGCGTCATCGTGCTGCTGCCACTGGCGGCAATCGTGTGGCAGTCGGCGGGCGGTGGCTGGGGAGCATTCTGGACCGCGGTCACTTCGAACGCCGCACTGGCGTCGTTCCGGGTGACGTTGACGATCTCGGCAGGCGTCACCCTGGTCAACCTCGTCTTCGGGCTGTTGGTGGCCTGGGTACTCACCCGCGATGACTTTCCCGGCAAGCGGCTCGTCGACTCGGTGATCGACCTGCCGTTCGCGCTGCCGACGATCGTCGCCAGCCTGGTGATGCTGGCCCTGTACGGGCCGAACAGCCCGGTGGACCTTCACCTTCAGCACACCAAATGGGGCGTGGGCATCGCGCTCTTGTTCGTCACGTTGCCGTTCGTGGTGCGTTCAGTGCAGCCGGTGCTGCTGGAGCTCGACCGCGAGGTCGAGGAAGCCGCGGCATCGCTGGGCGCGAACAACCGCACCATCTTCACGCTCGTGATCCTGCCGGCTTTACTGCCGTCGCTGTTGTCCGGTGCAGGCCTGGCGTTTTCGCGTGCCATCGGCGAATTCGGATCTGTGGTGCTGATCGGTGGCGCGGTGCCCGGCGAAACCGAGGTGTCGTCGCAGTGGATCCGCACACTGATCGAGAACGACGACCGCACCGGGGCAGCGGCCATCTCCATTGTGTTGCTTGCAATTTCGTTCGTCGTGCTGTTCATCCTGCGAGCCGTCGGTTCTCGGGCGGCCAAGCGTCAGGAGCTGGCGCAATGA